The Lasioglossum baleicum chromosome 12, iyLasBale1, whole genome shotgun sequence genome includes a region encoding these proteins:
- the Zfh2 gene encoding Zn finger homeodomain 2 isoform X4: MPSSEPHPPQYHLQHHNIPPSHLQQQTSNAIGQHQLYQQLVAAHHQQQQQHQHQQQRGQQQHGGPYQNSPYTQQKQEMSPEEEGGRGGGSPPAAGAALHQPHHPRTASPPSGTEPCTRDAIPTPTPIADTTTTTTTTTMTMQSQGQQQQEQQGPSPSPSPTGGDVEKFDGKIVYNPDGSAYIIEGESELSEDDSLPDGCIVDGRGVSVPHSLVFPQIASAYYVSRLYAHQAYQQQQQQQQQRSAVQQHNPDLPVMHSYRVISYRSAEGSKQPPPPPTAPPPPAASVPVKPILMCFICKLSFGYAKSFVAHAQGEHQLTLMEDERQVLSHSTASAIIQAVGRGKQPLVSFLEPVTNSTCPQSSPAQMQSQQQQQRAESNEHETPTATSTPASTPGVPSSPQQQQQQQQQRPSPSTPTTPTSHSNHPLSYNHQQPQQHQWTGAQVSAASWAKAPDAMHYTSPPPPTSSTKGSPSSYAALTQQPPNFLTGTTIGVCPEHMQGRPSGVECPKCELILASSRLAGPGGPLAGIHSRNSCKTLKCPKCNWHYKYQETLEIHMKEKHPESETSCIYCIAGQPHPRLARGETYTCGYKPYRCEVCNYSTTTKGNLSIHMQSDKHLNNMQELQQGGGGSSGASNPSSSQDAPMPTRSPHHQQNHSPHIAGQAGNQSKPKPTFRCDVCNYETNVARNLRIHMTSEKHTHNMLVLQQNVKHMQTLSALQSHHQQAQHHHQQAQQQHQQQLEQLLHLGGLDKPQHAEAALADMAYNQALLIQMMTGGQLPPQLPPEIMGGMASMGAMGNLGGDVGLSPDSMDPPPEPADPDPSHLYQCCVCNNFATDSLEALTHHLAVDRTRTREGEILALVAGHFVCKLCSYKTNLKANFQLHCKTDKHLQRLQHVNHVKEGGPRNEWKLKYLASPTSAAQLRCHACDYYTNSAHKLALHAASPRHEAAALLLRHLLEASANVPTQGKLYHCALCGFSARHRLPLLQHVRSLRHLQMEQLHQLHRRSGIQGNETPHTDIGDVFQVVGDPDAPPAQQSSPTTPTTPNATSVNSERREDGSDCGNEVKQEPDNDQETEQEPDNDHEDVSCPYCTYQPTSREELRQHLQVAHVQDSDEKTDTVKEEPPPDLLCPLCQDGFRERSALEKHVMQIHSVNADGLQRLLLLVDQSHWLNNNPRNTSTPAVTTPTSPTTTTKPPQEDDINERSGNDEIEEITRCTICGRICRSLEELQQHHRETHPATTPTLAVSEKHVYKYRCGQCSLAFKTLEKLQQHSQYHAIRDATKCALCGRSFRSVQALQRHLESTHADLHEEELAQYKQSLLHAHPLLQALTEESFRRQGNLSGEQSVEDDTSKAEEEESDASDSSPLHKEQRLLEDYLNSQPVAEDSYHDPGRKFKCHRCKLAFTRQSYLTGHNKTLLHRKGEKMSYPMEKYLDPNRPYKCDVCKESFTQKNILLVHYNSVSHLHKLKRAMQEQGNNNTLISVVPPASPTESPDSQQDQDKKPYKCNICKVAYSQGSTLDIHMRSVLHQTRASKLPDLAASGQLDLARPLIEQPPPSSPNSPPVSMNTTSTGMLSCPRCSALFVNQEQLATHQQLYCIFSNPLALFQQLAASQQLVPSTPAKTPPPTSTTPGPQQHMQQSVQHASQATQDILSQPRHKTSQMYKHLLESFGFDLVMQFNENHQRRQRKEEEAAAALQAQQEQQKQEQQKQALAAQAAREKEEEAEEPADDDVIPELTRSTCQHCNKEFSSVWVLKAHCEEVHRDLVPREFLEKYAQQFKCEYEKKSVVVTVATSSSTSSAPRSSTPATGQPQDLSADKEQREKEKEEIAENKERISKTPEATSTTPATTPALSNTPVSSTDSTTATVLPTNQTIHSQQQQQQQQQQQQQQQQQQQQQQQQQQHAQLTLAQQMSEMQAALNAMAASQLQQQLQQYPGLMMGMMGLPLGLNVPALAAMNLQPPLVPMMLPPPPYDGAATAYPPINAQADLLAKQHLALQQQQAAAASAAASQKRARTRITDEQLKILRAHFDINNSPGEEQILDMAAQSGLPPKVIKHWFRNTLFKERQRNKDSPYNFNNPPSTTLNLEEYEKTGEAKVTPLNSSVSGSSSSDDKSPNKQASPPPSTAIVNTSQTSEIKQEIQEQPQCHVQQQSQHQEEQQHHSPGSSGGQQSRPHSPALSMSSVFPMHHDVSSHSSTTTSAPSTPMLPPKLGPQSFASPNPGPGGVVPGSMTGLALTPQRSLSPGRGPTDYSFSGGSNGNSSSGNSSGKRANRTRFTDYQIKVLQEFFENNAYPKDDDLEYLSKLLGLSPRVIVVWFQNARQKARKVYENQPAAEPVTPGNREGDDGSGRFQRTPGLNYQCKKCLLVFQRYYELIRHQKTHCFKEEDAKRSAQAQAAAAQVAAVLSSEDSNSSSTTTTTNVTSNNPSAAPALTEQLQQPLNTTTSPHHQQQTMSQSHQQPQQQIQQTQSQSQSQSQSQSQSQAESKEGSFQCDKCNLMFGRFELWREHQLVHIMNPSLFPPAYPPDSPFGILQQQALNATTGVATETPHPLIAMMQDRKRKYEDFDDGTGGESRSNSEHSEQPKDKRLRTTILPEQLDYLYQKYQVESNPSRKMLETIAREVGLKKRVVQVWFQNTRARERKGQFRAHSQVINKRCPFCPALFKVKSALESHLSSKHADQVARGEVNIDNIPDEELSMESAPSNPSTPNMMPPLFPPFNTDMEASLKKYYEESMKRYISELQAHASNGKQEASNHQSSGNNSGESPLDLSKPVDLSRPMKLSLGGLSNLLDEQHGMHFRGGSDCGPLTDLSERSICDDDSMSETTEFLDDESGPASPASSTQSSRQGSASVGTGSAAVPAVTGAGSGTGQSSGKRYRTQMSATQVKVMKSLFSDYKTPTMAECEMLGREIGLPKRVVQVWFQNARAKEKKARLAAGLPAEGSAVQPHRGPTGPDECRLCSVRYSAKSPLQEHVFSRRHIESVRVAVEEGSLVPPTPGAPIVPTGNNSGPGMGNASVVGVTNQQASQQQQSDENMMYGSLFLHPTAMFQPQQQQHPGAATPSTATTTPVSAVQVDHAGQVLSQPQSRPGHQQ, from the exons ATGCCCTCCAGTGAGCCTCATCCCCCCCAGTACCACCTTCAGCACCACAACATTCCTCCCTCGCATCTTCAGCAGCAGACGTCGAACGCGATCGGGCAGCATCAGCTTTATCAGCAGCTGGTGGCGGCCCATcatcagcagcagcaacaacaccaACACCAGCAGCAGCGTGGTCAACAGCAACACGGCGGGCCTTATCAAAATTCACCGTACACGCAGCAAAAGCAGGAGATGAGCCCGGAGGAGGAGGGGGGTCGAGGGGGCGGGTCCCCCCCGGCAGCGGGGGCTGCGCTGCACCAGCCCCACCACCCCCGCACGGCCAGTCCACCCTCCGGCACAGAACCCTGCACCCGCGATGCCATACCAACGCCTACACCGATCGCGGACACTACCACAACCACTACCACGACTACTATGACCATGCAATCGCAAGGGCAGCAACAGCAAGAGCAGCAAGGTCCCAGCCCGAGCCCAAGTCCAACGGGCGGTGACGTTGAGAAATTCGATGGGAAGATTGTCTACAACCCGGACGGTTCGGCGTACATAATCGAGGGCGAGAGCGAACTGAGCGAAGATGACTCCCTACCGGATGGTTGCATCGTAGACGGTCGCGGTGTCTCTGTTCCTCATTCTTTAGTATTTCCTCAAATCGCGAGCGCGTACTACGTGTCAAGACTGTATGCTCATCAGGCCTaccaacagcagcaacaacagcaacagcaacgttCGGCGGTCCAGCAGCACAATCCCGATCTTCCTGTAATGCACAGCTATCGGGTAATTAGCTACAGAAGCGCGGAGGGTAGCAAACAACCGCCTCCGCCCCCGACAGCGCCTCCACCGCCTGCCGCATCAGTACCCGTGAAACCTATTTTAATGTGTTTCATATGCAAATTGAGCTTCGGGTATGCGAAGAGCTTCGTGGCGCACGCCCAGGGTGAACATCAGCTCACCCTGATGGAAGACGAGAGGCAAGTGCTTTCTCATTCGACGGCGTCGGCGATCATCCAGGCCGTGGGTAGAGGAAAACAGCCGCTCGTCAGCTTTCTCGAGCCCGTGACAAATTCCACGTGCCCGCAATCGTCGCCCGCGCAGATGCAGAgccaacagcaacagcagcgcGCCGAATCGAACGAGCACGAAACACCGACGGCGACTAGCACGCCGGCCAGCACGCCCGGAGTCCCTAGCAGTCCtcaacaacagcaacagcagcagcaacagagGCCATCGCCGAGCACACCCACCACACCCACGTCTCATTCGAATCATCCTCTATCGTACAATCATCAACAGCCACAGCAACATCAATGGACCGGGGCGCAGGTGAGCGCTGCCTCCTGGGCCAAAGCACCGGACGCCATGCATTATACTTCACCACCGCCACCGACTTCATCGACCAAAGGCTCGCCGTCTTCTTACGCTGCACTGACACAGCAGCCACCGAATTTCCTAACGGGCACCACCATCGGCGTGTGTCCCGAACACATGCAGGGCAGACCGAGCGGCGTCGAGTGCCCAAAATGCGAACTTATCCTCGCCAGTAGCCGATTAGCGGGTCCGGGTGGACCGTTGGCAGGCATTCACAGTCGAAACTCGTGTAAAACGTTGAAGTGTCCGAAATGTAATTGGCATTACAAGTACCAGGAGACCTTGGAGATACACATGAAGGAGAAGCATCCGGAGAGCGAGACTTCCTGCATCTATTGCATCGCTGGCCAGCCTCATCCTAGGTTAGCGCGGGGCGAGACTTACACTTGCGGGTACAAGCCGTATAGGTGCGAGGTGTGTAATTATTCGACCACGACGAAGGGTAATCTCAGCATTCATATGCAGAGCGACAAGCATTTGAATAACATGCAAGAGCTGCAGCAGGGCGGAGGCGGCAGTTCGGGCGCCAGCAATCCATCCTCCTCGCAAGACGCGCCGATGCCTACGAGAAGTCCGCACCATCAACAGAACCATAGTCCGCACATCGCTGGTCAAGCCGGAAACCAAAGTAAACCGAAGCCGACGTTTCGCTGCGACGTCTGCAACTACGAGACCAACGTTGCGCGCAACCTGAGGATACACATGACCAGCGAGAAGCATACGCACAACATGCTGGTCCTGCAACAGAACGTGAAACACATGCAGACCCTGTCCGCGTTACAGTCGCATCACCAGCAAGCACAGCATCATCATCAACAAGCGCAACAGCAACACCAACAGCAACTCGAGCAGTTGCTCCACCTGGGCGGCTTGGACAAACCCCAACATGCTGAAGCGGCTCTGGCAGACATGGCTTACAATCAGGCCCTATTGATTCAAATGATGACCGGTGGTCAGCTGCCACCACAGCTCCCACCGGAAATTATGGGAGGCATGGCGAGTATGGGCGCGATGGGAAATCTTGGTGGGGACGTTGGACTTTCACCAGACAGTATGGATCCTCCTCCGGAACCGGCTGATCCCGACCCGTCCCATCTCTATCAATGCTGCGTCTGTAACAATTTCGCGACCGACTCGCTCGAGGCCCTGACCCACCATCTGGCTGTGGACAGAACGCGGACACGCGAAGGCGAGATCCTAGCCCTGGTAGCCGGCCACTTCGTCTGCAAACTTTGTTCCTATAAAACTAATTTAAAAGCGAACTTTCAACTACACTGCAAAACGGACAAGCATCTGCAACGCCTGCAGCACGTGAACCACGTGAAGGAAGGCGGTCCGAGGAACGAATGGAAGCTGAAGTACTTGGCCTCACCCACCAGCGCCGCGCAATTGCGTTGTCACGCGTGCGACTATTACACTAACAGCGCTCATAAACTAGCCCTTCACGCTGCCTCCCCGAGACACGAGGCCGCCGCGCTCCTTCTTCGTCATCTGCTCGAGGCTAGTGCCAACGTGCCCACGCAAGGGAAACTTTATCATTGTGCTCTATGCGGGTTTAGCGCGAGGCACAGACTGCCGCTTCTGCAGCACGTCCGATCCCTCAGACACCTGCAAATGGAGCAACTGCATCAGCTCCATCGGCGGAGCGGCATCCAAGGCAACGAAACTCCGCACACTGACATCGGTGACGTTTTTCAAGTCGTCGGCGATCCTGATGCACCACCCGCGCAACAATCCAGTCCGACTACACCCACCACTCCCAACGCCACCAGTGTTAACAGTG AACGACGGGAGGATGGTAGCGACTGCGGTAACGAGGTAAAGCAAGAGCCGGACAACGATCAGGAAACGGAACAGGAACCGGACAACGATCACGAGGACGTCTCATGTCCGTATTGCACGTATCAGCCGACGTCTCGCGAGGAGTTGCGGCAGCATTTGCAGGTGGCTCATGTTCAAGACTCGGACGAGAAAACGGATACGGTAAAGGAAGAACCACCACCGGATTTACTATGTCCGTTGTGTCAAGATGGCTTCCGAGAGCGTTCCGCTCTCGAGAAGCATGTGATGCAAATCCATTCGGTGAATGCGGACGGTCTGCAACGGCTTCTTCTGTTGGTCGATCAGAGTCATTGGCTGAACAACAACCCGAGGAACACGTCGACGCCAGCGGTGACGACGCCAACGTCGCCGACGACCACCACGAAGCCGCCACAAGAGGATGACATCAACGAGCGCAGCGGTAACGATGAGATCGAGGAGATCACACGGTGCACCATTTGCGGGCGAATCTGCCGCTCCTTGGAAGAGCTGCAGCAACATCATCGAGAGACTCATCCGGCTACCACGCCCACGTTGGCGGTCAGCGAGAAGCACGTGTACAAGTATCGGTGTGGCCAGTGCAGCCTCGCGTTCAAGACTCTGGAGAAACTGCAGCAACACTCGCAGTATCACGCGATTAGGGACGCGACCAAGTGCGCGCTGTGCGGGCGATCGTTTCGTTCCGTGCAGGCGCTCCAGAGACATCTGGAGTCGACGCACGCGGATTTGCACGAGGAGGAGTTGGCGCAGTACAAGCAGAGTTTGTTGCACGCTCATCCGCTTCTTCAAGCGCTCACCGAGGAGAGTTTCCGAAGGCAGGGGAATTTGAGCGGGGAGCAGAGCGTGGAAGACGACACCAGCAAGGCTGAGGAAGAGGAGAGTGACGCGAGCGACTCGTCGCCGTTGCACAAGGAACAACGTCTTCTGGAGGATTATCTGAACAGCCAGCCGGTCGCCGAAGACTCCTATCATGATCCCGGGAGGAAGTTTAAATGTCATCGTTGCAAGCTCGCGTTCACGCGGCAGAGCTACCTGACCGGACACAACAAGACGCTGTTGCACCGCAAGGGAGAGAAGATGTCCTATCCGATGGAGAAGTACTTGGACCCGAACAGACCGTACAAATGTGACGTTTGCAAAGAGAGCTTCACTCAGAAGAATATACTGTTGGTTCATTATAACAGCGTGAGTCACCTGCATAAATTGAAGAGAGCCATGCAGGAGCAGGGTAACAATAACACGCTGATATCGGTCGTGCCGCCAGCCAGTCCCACAGAGTCGCCGGATTCGCAACAGGATCAAGATAAGAAGCCTTACAAGTGTAACATCTGTAAAGTGGCTTACTCGCAAGGCAGCACTTTGGACATTCATATGAGGAGCGTGCTGCATCAGACAAGAGCCAGCAAACTGCCAGATCTCGCTGCTAGTGGTCAATTAGACCTTGCGCGACCGTTGATCGAGCAACCGCCGCCATCCAGCCCGAACAGCCCACCTGTTAGCATGAACACCACTAGCACGGGAATGTTGTCTTGTCCGCGGTGCAGCGCTCTGTTCGTGAACCAGGAGCAGCTCGCCACGCATCAACAGCTCTATTGTATCTTCAGCAATCCGTTGGCATTGTTTCAACAATTGGCGGCGTCGCAGCAGCTCGTCCCATCTACGCCGGCTAAAACACCGCCGCCGACGTCTACGACCCCGGGGCCGCAACAACACATGCAGCAGAGCGTGCAACACGCTTCGCAGGCGACACAGGACATCCTGTCGCAGCCGCGTCACAAAACGTCGCAGATGTACAAGCATCTGTTGGAGAGCTTCGGGTTCGACCTTGTGATGCAGTTCAACGAGAACCATCAGAGACGTCAGCGTAAAGAAGAGGAGGCTGCTGCCGCGCTCCAGGCTCAGCAGGAACAGCAGAAACAAGAACAACAGAAGCAGGCTCTGGCTGCTCAAGCTGCTCGCGAGAAAGAGGAGGAGGCTGAAGAGCCTGCCGACGACGATGTCATACCGGAACTGACCAGAAGCACTTGCCAGCATTGCAACAAGGAGTTCAGCAGCGTTTGGGTGTTGAAGGCGCACTGCGAGGAGGTGCATCGCGATCTGGTGCCCCGCGAATTTCTCGAGAAGTACGCGCAACAGTTCAAGTGCGAGTACGAAAAGAAAAGCGTGGTGGTCACCGTCGCAACGTCGTCGTCTACGTCGTCCGCGCCCAGAAGCTCCACTCCCGCGACCGGTCAACCGCAAGATCTCAGCGCTGACAAAGAACAACGtgaaaaagaaaaggaggagATCGCTGAGAACAAAGAACGCATCAGCAAAACCCCGGAAGCCACCTCCACCACACCAGCAACGACGCCCGCGTTGAGCAACACGCCCGTGTCGAGCACCGATTCCACTACAGCCACCGTGTTACCTACCAATCAGACAATCCATtcgcaacaacaacagcagcaacaacagcagcagcagcaacaacaacaacagcagcagcaacagcaacaacaacaacaacaacacgctCAACTTACTCTGGCGCAACAGATGTCCGAGATGCAGGCTGCTTTGAATGCAATGGCGGCTTCGCAGTTGCAACAACAACTTCAGCAATATCCTGGATTGATGATGGGAATGATGGGTCTCCCGTTAGGGTTGAACGTTCCTGCTTTGGCTGCCATGAACCTCCAACCACCTCTGGTACCAATGATGCTGCCCCCACCGCCTTATGATGGCGCTGCCACCGCGTATCCACCGATCAACGCTCAAGCTGATCTTCTGGCTAAACAACATCTCGCTCTGCAACAGCAACAGGCAGCGGCT GCAAGCGCAGCTGCTTCCCAGAAACGTGCTCGCACTCGCATAACAGACGAACAGCTAAAAATCCTCCGAGCGCATTTCGATATTAATAACTCACCGGGCGAGGAGCAGATCCTAGACATGGCAGCGCAAAGTGGACTTCCACCGAAAGTGATCAAGCATTGGTTCCGAAACACGCTGTTCAAAGAACGCCAGCGCAACAAAGACAGCCCGTACAATTTCAACAATCCTCCGAGCACCACGTTGAATCTCGAGGAGTACGAGAAGACCGGGGAGGCGAAAGTAACTCCGTTAAATTCTAGCGTATCCGGTAGCAGTTCCTCGGACGATAAGAGCCCAAACAAGCAAGCGTCTCCACCCCCGTCGACGGCGATTGTCAACACATCTCAGACCAGCGAGATAAAGCAAGAGATACAAGAACAGCCGCAGTGTCACGTTCAACAGCAATCGCAGCACCAAGAAGAGCAACAACATCATTCACCTGGTAGCTCTGGTGGCCAGCAATCTCGGCCACATTCTCCAGCACTTAGTATGAGCTCCGTGTTCCCCATGCATCATGATGTCTCGTCACATTCGTCGACGACAACAAGCGCGCCGAGCACTCCCATGCTACCACCGAAACTGGGACCGCAGAGTTTCGCTAGTCCCAACCCTGGGCCAGGCGGTGTCGTGCCAGGCTCCATGACAGGATTAGCTCTAACACCTCAGAGATCTCTCAGCCCAGGTCGCGGACCGACTGATTATTCCTTTAGCGGAGGTTCTAACGGGAACAGCTCTTCGGGCAACAGTTCTGGCAAACGCGCGAATCGGACAAGATTCACCGATTACCAGATCAAGGTTCTCCAAGAGTTCTTCGAAAACAACGCGTACCCGAAGGACGACGACCTGGAGTATCTGAGCAAGCTCCTCGGCTTGAGTCCACGCGTGATCGTCGTTTGGTTTCAAAACGCTAGACAGAAGGCGCGCAAAGTATACGAAAATCAGCCAGCCGCGGAGCCAGTGACACCAGGCAACCGCGAAGGGGACGACGGATCCGGTCGCTTTCAAAGAACACCAGGCTTGAACTATCAGTGCAAGAAGTGTTTGCTGGTGTTCCAGAGATATTACGAGCTCATCAGACATCAGAAGACTCATTGTTTTAAAGAGGAGGACGCTAAGAGGAGTGCGCAAGCACAGGCTGCAGCGGCGCAAGTCGCCGCCGTTCTCAGTTCCGAGGACAGCAACAGTAGCTCAACAACAACCACCACGAATGTTACGTCCAACAACCCATCCGCTGCACCTGCTCTCACAGAACAATTGCAACAACCTCTGAACACCACCACGTCTCCTCACCATCAGCAACAGACGATGTCACAATCGCATCAGCAACCTCAACAGCAGATACAGCAGACTCAGTCGCAGTCCCAGTCGCAGTCCCAGTCGCAGTCTCAGTCGCAAGCCGAGTCTAAGGAGGGGAGTTTCCAGTGCGACAAATGCAACCTGATGTTCGGACGATTCGAACTGTGGCGCGAGCATCAGCTAGTACATATCATGAACCCGTCCCTGTTCCCACCCGCCTATCCGCCAGACTCACCCTTCGGAATCCTACAGCAACAAGCTTTGAACGCTACCACCGGCGTCGCGACCGAGACCCCTCATCCCTTAATCGCGATGATGCAGGATAGAAAACGAAAGTACGAAGACTTCGACGACGGGACAGGCGGCGAGTCTCGCTCGAACTCCGAGCACAGCGAGCAGCCGAAGGACAAGCGACTGCGCACGACGATACTCCCGGAACAATTGGATTATCTGTACCAGAAATATCAGGTCGAGTCGAATCCGTCGAGGAAGATGCTGGAGACGATCGCCCGGGAGGTCGGCCTGAAGAAACGCGTGGTCCAGGTGTGGTTCCAGAATACTCGAGCTCGCGAGCGGAAGGGCCAATTCCGCGCGCACAGCCAGGTGATCAACAAGCGGTGTCCGTTCTGTCCGGCCTTGTTCAAGGTAAAGTCCGCTCTGGAGTCGCATCTGAGCAGCAAGCATGCCGACCAGGTTGCCCGCGGTGAGGTGAACATCGACAACATCCCCGACGAGGAGCTTTCGATGGAATCCGCGCCCTCGAATCCGAGCACACCGAACATGATGCCTCCGCTGTTCCCGCCGTTCAACACCGACATGGAGGCCTCCCTGAAGAAGTACTACGAGGAGTCGATGAAACGATACATCAGCGAGCTGCAGGCCCACGCCAGCAACGGCAAGCAAGAAGCGTCGAACCACCAGAGTTCCGGGAACAACAGCGGCGAGTCCCCGTTGGATCTTAGCAAACCGGTCGATCTCAGTCGGCCGATGAAACTAAGCCTCGGCGGGTTGAGCAACCTCCTCGACGAACAGCACGGCATGCATTTCCGTGGCGGCAGCGATTGTGGTCCACTGACCGACCTCTCCGAACGGAGCATCTGCGACGACGACAGCATGAGCGAGACTACAGAATTCTTGGATGACGAAAGCGGACCCGCGAGTCCGGCCTCGAGCACACAGAGCTCGCGACAGGGGTCCGCTTCCGTGGGAACTGGAAGCGCTGCCGTCCCGGCGGTAACCGGTGCCGGCAGTGGAACCGGCCAATCCAGCGGCAAAAGGTATCGCACTCAGATGTCAGCGACTCAGGTAAAGGTGATGAAGTCGCTGTTCTCGGACTACAAGACACCAACCATGGCGGAATGCGAGATGCTCGGTCGCGAGATCGGCCTGCCGAAGCGTGTGGTACAG GTCTGGTTCCAGAACGCCCGCGCCAAGGAAAAGAAAGCTAGATTAGCGGCAGGCCTGCCGGCGGAAGGTTCTGCGGTGCAACCGCACCGCGGCCCGACCGGGCCCGACGAGTGCCGACTCTGCTCGGTCCGATACTCTGCGAAATCGCCTCTGCAGGagcacgtattctctcgacgaCATATCGAGTCGGTGCGTGTCGCTGTCGAAGAAGGTAGTCTGGTGCCGCCGACACCCGGTGCACCGATCGTTCCCACTGGCAACAATTCTGGCCCGGGGATGGGCAACGCGTCGGTGGTTGGCGTCACCAACCAGCAAGCTAGCCAGCAACAGCAATCGGACGAAAACATGATGTACGGATCCTTGTTCCTTCACCCTACGGCGATGTTCCAgccgcagcaacaacaacacccGGGTGCCGCGACGCCTAGTACGGCTACCACTACGCCTG